The following are encoded together in the Asticcacaulis sp. genome:
- a CDS encoding Xaa-Pro peptidase family protein, with protein sequence MISKRVFLTGLMAAGIAGPAMAETAPISLAANARPIDAAERLARINKLQGLMQAQGIAALLVESGSTLDYFTGVQWWTSERITAAVLPAKGAAIIVTPAFEEPSIRETMQIEADVRPWNEHENPEALIVQALNDRGVSSGRIAIEPDVRFFIVDALKAQGPAYELISGQGLVNACRQIKSPAELALMQVANDITITALRQVHAAIQPGMSGHDISALMDQATVALGGAPEFSMVLLNEASAYPHGSKQKQTVREGSVILMDCGCSVHGYESDISRSWVYGAPSAKQRQVWETVRRGQEIALETARIGVPVGSIDDAVRAFYEKAGWGPGYRLPGLPHRTGHGIGMDGHESPYLVHSDLTPLADGMCFSDEPGLYISGEFGIRLEDCWHMTETGPKLFTPLARSIDEPI encoded by the coding sequence ATGATCTCGAAACGCGTTTTCCTGACGGGGCTTATGGCCGCGGGCATAGCCGGACCCGCCATGGCAGAAACAGCCCCCATATCCCTGGCGGCAAATGCGAGACCGATCGACGCTGCCGAACGGCTGGCGCGCATCAACAAACTGCAAGGGCTAATGCAGGCGCAGGGCATTGCCGCCCTGCTGGTCGAATCCGGCTCGACGCTCGATTATTTCACAGGCGTCCAGTGGTGGACCTCGGAACGGATCACGGCGGCGGTCTTGCCGGCGAAAGGTGCGGCCATTATCGTCACCCCGGCCTTCGAGGAACCGAGCATCCGCGAAACCATGCAGATCGAGGCCGATGTCCGGCCGTGGAACGAACATGAAAACCCGGAAGCCCTGATCGTTCAGGCGCTGAACGACCGGGGCGTCTCGTCCGGTCGTATTGCCATCGAACCCGATGTGCGCTTCTTCATCGTCGATGCCCTGAAGGCGCAGGGACCGGCTTACGAACTGATCTCCGGTCAGGGACTGGTCAATGCCTGCCGCCAGATCAAATCACCCGCCGAACTGGCCCTGATGCAGGTGGCCAATGACATCACCATCACGGCCTTGCGCCAGGTCCATGCCGCCATCCAGCCCGGCATGTCGGGCCACGATATTTCCGCCCTGATGGACCAGGCAACCGTAGCGCTCGGCGGTGCCCCCGAATTTTCGATGGTGCTGCTCAATGAGGCCAGCGCCTATCCGCACGGCTCGAAACAGAAACAGACCGTGCGTGAAGGCTCGGTGATCCTGATGGATTGCGGGTGCAGCGTGCATGGCTACGAGTCGGATATTTCCCGAAGCTGGGTCTATGGCGCGCCCTCGGCCAAACAGCGTCAGGTGTGGGAAACGGTCAGGCGCGGACAGGAAATTGCGCTGGAAACCGCGCGGATCGGTGTCCCGGTGGGTAGTATAGATGACGCGGTGCGCGCCTTTTACGAAAAGGCAGGCTGGGGACCGGGCTACCGCCTGCCGGGGCTGCCTCACCGCACTGGCCACGGCATCGGCATGGACGGCCACGAGTCTCCCTACCTCGTACACAGCGACCTGACGCCGCTGGCCGACGGCATGTGCTTCTCGGATGAGCCGGGGCTCTATATCTCCGGCGAATTCGGCATCCGCCTGGAGGATTGCTGGCACATGACCGAAACCGGCCCGAAGCTGTTCACACCCCTTGCCAGGTCCATCGACGAGCCTATTTAA
- a CDS encoding EF-hand domain-containing protein, producing the protein MSDMDSDGDGAISKTEMEAFDTSKTGSTDTTRADQMFASMDTNGDGSVTSSEKSAFDEQMQANGPQGGPQGAGGPPPGPPPGGMGDATATTSAASTFSSTDPATDIASLLKELQSAIEAYSSGSLKSMASASASSLSVAA; encoded by the coding sequence CTGTCCGATATGGACAGCGATGGCGATGGCGCGATCAGCAAGACTGAAATGGAAGCCTTCGACACGTCGAAGACCGGCAGCACGGATACCACCCGCGCCGATCAGATGTTCGCCTCGATGGATACGAATGGTGACGGCTCGGTGACCTCATCTGAAAAGTCGGCCTTCGATGAGCAGATGCAGGCCAATGGTCCGCAAGGTGGCCCTCAGGGGGCTGGCGGTCCGCCACCGGGGCCACCGCCCGGCGGCATGGGCGATGCGACAGCGACCACTTCGGCCGCAAGCACTTTCAGCAGTACTGACCCCGCGACGGATATCGCCAGCCTGCTCAAGGAACTGCAAAGCGCGATCGAGGCTTACAGTTCCGGCAGCCTCAAATCGATGGCCTCGGCCTCGGCTTCCAGCTTGTCTGTGGCGGCCTAA
- a CDS encoding EF-hand domain-containing protein — protein sequence MRPYRFLFTLLIAGAGLGTAANAQDYFGVGMSLNVFFSPSGQPFRAPAGQPYPVTKWFEQADTDKDGKISHDEFLNDAAAFFNKLDTNHDGYINSPENSAYENDVAPEITRTDPRIKQPKNYVAQADDSGENTDPTAGRYQKQIVGASQYGMIDEPQPIRAADSNLDFRVKTDEWLNATNQRFSILDSNQDGFITPDELLKTPAQFASEMPAPDGKKGKGAKKKRFMGN from the coding sequence ATGCGCCCTTACCGCTTCCTTTTTACGCTTCTCATCGCCGGCGCGGGCCTCGGCACCGCAGCGAACGCGCAGGACTATTTCGGCGTCGGCATGAGCCTGAACGTCTTCTTCTCGCCTTCGGGCCAGCCCTTCCGCGCACCGGCGGGCCAGCCCTATCCGGTAACGAAATGGTTTGAGCAGGCCGATACGGACAAGGACGGCAAGATCAGCCACGATGAATTCCTCAATGATGCCGCCGCCTTCTTCAACAAGCTCGACACCAATCACGACGGCTATATCAACAGCCCGGAAAACAGCGCCTACGAGAATGACGTGGCTCCGGAAATCACGCGCACCGATCCGCGCATCAAACAGCCCAAAAACTATGTTGCCCAGGCGGATGACTCCGGCGAGAACACGGACCCGACCGCCGGGCGCTATCAGAAGCAGATCGTGGGCGCCTCGCAATATGGCATGATCGATGAGCCGCAGCCGATCCGCGCCGCCGACAGCAATCTCGATTTCCGTGTCAAGACCGATGAATGGCTCAACGCGACGAACCAGCGCTTTTCCATTCTCGACAGCAACCAGGACGGCTTTATCACCCCGGACGAACTGCTGAAGACGCCGGCCCAGTTTGCCAGCGAGATGCCGGCGCCGGACGGTAAAAAGGGCAAGGGCGCCAAGAAAAAACGTTTCATGGGAAACTGA
- a CDS encoding prephenate dehydrogenase/arogenate dehydrogenase family protein: protein MSKSVRKLGLFGLGAFGRLIVKHLSPYFDIYACDPGPAARAFARRHNVTLVDLPVAAACDIVVLATPIRTLEALAKSIAPYVKPYGLVIDVGSVKIKPAKWLVDALPATVSILCTHPLFGPQSARKGIHDLEIVLCPVRVRHMDALVRFFSQTLDLKVSIATPEQHDKALAAVQGLTHLIAKVLSGLEPLPTVHTTRSYDLMMQGVGLVSGDSDELFLSIERDNPFAAEIRKRFFSEIDALRNRLEAHDSGK from the coding sequence GTGTCCAAATCGGTTCGCAAATTGGGATTATTTGGTCTGGGGGCGTTCGGCCGCCTGATCGTCAAGCACCTTTCCCCCTATTTCGACATCTATGCCTGCGACCCCGGCCCGGCGGCCCGCGCCTTCGCCCGGCGTCATAATGTCACACTGGTCGACCTGCCAGTGGCCGCGGCCTGCGACATCGTGGTTCTGGCCACACCGATCCGCACGCTTGAAGCCCTAGCCAAATCTATCGCGCCCTATGTAAAGCCTTACGGGCTGGTGATCGATGTCGGCTCGGTCAAGATCAAGCCGGCCAAATGGCTGGTCGACGCCCTGCCCGCCACGGTTTCGATCCTCTGTACCCATCCGTTGTTCGGCCCGCAATCGGCGCGCAAGGGCATTCATGACCTGGAAATCGTCCTGTGCCCGGTGCGCGTGCGTCATATGGACGCCCTGGTGCGCTTTTTCAGCCAGACGCTCGACCTCAAGGTCTCCATCGCCACGCCGGAACAGCACGACAAGGCGCTGGCGGCCGTGCAGGGCCTGACCCATCTGATCGCCAAGGTCCTGAGTGGCCTGGAGCCTCTGCCGACCGTCCACACCACCCGCTCCTACGATCTGATGATGCAGGGCGTTGGCCTGGTTTCGGGCGATTCCGACGAGTTGTTCCTGTCGATCGAGCGCGACAATCCGTTTGCCGCCGAAATCCGCAAGCGCTTCTTCAGCGAGATCGACGCCCTGCGCAACCGGCTGGAAGCCCACGACAGCGGCAAGTAG
- a CDS encoding cation:proton antiporter, producing MSAIAKETLAPVLNADAQGYYIFIIVFLLASAVVVPIFQRYKVSSVLGFLLIGVLLGPDVMGRLATAWPVLDAFSVMRSHTVHQLAELGVVFLLFSIGLELTFERLKSMRRLVFGLGALQVVLCALALTGLFLLIGRSFVSSVALGMALALSSTAVVIPVLADRKALKTASGRSVFAVLLAQDIAVAPILITVVMLAGGAAGDGRSLSGLLALIPALIGIGILVIGGRWLLRPLFNSVAFSRSRELFMAACLLCVLVAGQISVMAGLSMGLGAFVAGVLLAETEYRREIENMVEPFKGLLLGLFFVTVGARLEVAAVISQPMLVFGLAAALIALKMAVIYPVARLFGLNNRSAIETAAVLGPAGEFAFVIIDQAIGHKVLNAEFGQTVILASIISLFCIPFLAAGAARLSKKLAKNGEAPTSVAPEIVSEAAKVIVVGFGRVGELVTDMLKLHNIDYMVIDINPQVTQRARAQHIEAWYGDASAAEFLHSLGIERARAVVVTASNPAFTDEVVKAVRAMRADVHIIARARDAAHAQRLYQMGATDAVPETIEASLQLAENTLIDLGVPMGLVLASVHERRDVFRKMFGIRKPEAPVKPKRSLEEVAAAAVEKAAGT from the coding sequence ATGTCCGCAATTGCGAAAGAAACCCTTGCGCCGGTGCTGAATGCCGACGCGCAAGGCTATTACATCTTCATTATCGTCTTTCTTCTGGCTTCCGCGGTCGTCGTGCCCATCTTCCAGCGCTACAAGGTCTCCAGCGTCCTGGGGTTCCTGCTGATCGGCGTGCTGCTGGGGCCCGATGTCATGGGGCGTCTGGCTACGGCCTGGCCGGTACTTGATGCCTTCAGCGTCATGCGTTCGCATACCGTCCACCAGCTTGCCGAACTAGGCGTCGTCTTTCTGTTGTTCTCTATCGGTCTGGAACTGACCTTCGAGCGCCTGAAATCGATGCGCCGCCTGGTCTTCGGGCTTGGTGCACTCCAGGTGGTCCTATGCGCCCTGGCCCTGACCGGCCTGTTCCTGCTGATCGGACGCAGCTTCGTGTCGTCGGTCGCGCTCGGCATGGCGCTGGCCCTGTCGTCCACCGCCGTCGTCATTCCCGTCCTCGCCGATCGCAAGGCGCTCAAGACCGCCTCCGGCCGCAGCGTCTTCGCCGTTCTGCTGGCCCAGGATATCGCCGTTGCCCCGATCCTGATCACCGTGGTCATGCTGGCCGGCGGCGCGGCGGGGGACGGCCGCAGTCTTTCCGGCCTGCTGGCCCTGATCCCGGCCCTGATCGGTATCGGCATACTGGTCATCGGCGGCCGCTGGCTGCTGCGGCCGCTGTTCAACTCCGTCGCCTTTTCGCGGTCGCGCGAACTGTTCATGGCCGCCTGCCTGCTGTGCGTGCTGGTGGCGGGGCAGATATCGGTCATGGCCGGCCTCAGCATGGGGCTGGGCGCCTTCGTCGCCGGCGTGCTGCTGGCCGAAACCGAATACCGCCGCGAGATCGAAAACATGGTCGAGCCCTTCAAGGGGCTGCTGTTGGGCCTGTTCTTCGTGACCGTCGGCGCGCGTCTCGAAGTGGCCGCCGTCATCAGCCAGCCGATGCTGGTCTTCGGGCTGGCGGCGGCACTGATCGCCCTGAAGATGGCGGTCATCTATCCGGTGGCGCGCCTGTTCGGCCTCAATAACCGCAGCGCCATCGAGACGGCGGCGGTGCTGGGGCCGGCGGGTGAATTTGCCTTCGTCATCATCGATCAGGCGATCGGCCACAAGGTGCTGAATGCCGAATTTGGCCAGACGGTCATCCTGGCCTCGATCATCTCGCTGTTTTGCATTCCCTTCCTTGCCGCCGGTGCGGCCCGCCTGTCGAAAAAGCTGGCGAAAAACGGCGAAGCGCCCACGAGCGTGGCGCCGGAAATCGTGAGCGAGGCCGCCAAGGTCATTGTGGTGGGTTTCGGCCGCGTCGGCGAGCTGGTCACCGACATGCTGAAGCTGCACAATATTGACTACATGGTGATCGATATCAATCCGCAGGTCACGCAGCGCGCCCGCGCGCAGCATATCGAAGCCTGGTACGGCGATGCCTCGGCGGCGGAATTCCTGCATAGCTTAGGCATCGAGCGCGCCCGCGCCGTAGTGGTCACGGCCTCCAATCCGGCCTTTACCGACGAGGTGGTCAAGGCGGTGCGGGCCATGCGCGCCGATGTCCATATCATTGCCCGCGCGCGTGATGCCGCCCATGCCCAGCGTCTCTATCAGATGGGGGCCACCGATGCCGTGCCGGAAACGATCGAGGCGTCGCTGCAACTGGCGGAAAACACCCTGATCGATCTGGGCGTGCCGATGGGGCTGGTCCTGGCCAGCGTTCATGAACGCCGCGATGTCTTCCGCAAGATGTTCGGCATCCGCAAGCCGGAAGCGCCGGTCAAACCGAAGCGGTCGCTGGAAGAGGTGGCGGCGGCTGCGGTTGAAAAAGCCGCCGGCACCTGA
- a CDS encoding peptidase M13: protein MKLLKILAGSTALTAFAFGLAPAHAAECFDAYCHMQSLESVDALLAADTSTGSDDAAPNTVAKKYGAWGIDISGMDTSVKPGDSFFDYVNGTAVKEMVIPADRTSYGSFLALRELSENRMKVLVTGLASQTGLTGDDARIANLYNAMMDEATIQKLDVAPLAPALTAIRNIKTKPQMAAYMGKTSAEFGSSFFGAYIDGDAKNPQMNVLYLGQSGLGLPDRDYYLKDSFADKKTKYEAYVTKMLTMVGYPNAAQAAKDIVAMETKIAEVSWTRIDRRDDTKTYNPMSPAELAKYAPAFEWKAYFEGADLTKAKKIIVSENTAFPKIAQIYADTPLETLKAWQTFRTVDQAAPYLSERFATAQWEFRSRDLSGAQAQRERWKRAISVTDGALGEAIGRAYVAQYFPADSKTKMEGLVADLRAALKIRIENLTWMSAPTKEKALEKLSKFGVKIAYPDKWRDYSALDIKPGDLYGNVERSSAFEWAWNVAKIDKPVDPLEWGMTPQTVNAYYSPTRNEIVFPAAILQPPFFDPNADMAVNYGGIGGVIGHEITHGFDDQGRNYDGDGFLKSWWTDEDSAKFNAQAKKYGEQYDAFEPLPGVHVEGGLTMGENIADLGGNLLGLDAYRISLHGAEAPVLDGFTGDQRVFMGFAQVWRSKYRDDAVKQQVATDPHSPAVFRVIGPVRNIDDWYKAFNVQPGEKYYLAPEDRVRIW, encoded by the coding sequence ATGAAACTGCTGAAAATTCTTGCCGGCTCGACAGCTCTCACAGCTTTTGCGTTTGGCCTTGCGCCGGCTCACGCCGCCGAGTGCTTCGACGCCTATTGCCATATGCAGAGCCTGGAAAGCGTCGACGCCCTGCTGGCTGCCGACACCTCCACCGGCAGCGACGATGCCGCGCCCAATACGGTGGCGAAAAAATACGGCGCCTGGGGCATCGATATTTCCGGCATGGACACCTCGGTCAAGCCGGGCGACAGCTTCTTCGATTATGTCAACGGCACGGCGGTGAAGGAAATGGTCATCCCGGCCGACCGCACCTCCTATGGCAGCTTCCTGGCCCTGCGGGAACTCTCCGAAAACCGCATGAAGGTGCTGGTAACCGGCCTCGCCTCGCAGACCGGCCTGACTGGCGACGACGCCAGGATCGCCAACCTCTACAACGCCATGATGGACGAGGCGACGATCCAGAAGCTGGATGTCGCGCCGCTGGCCCCGGCCCTGACCGCCATCCGCAACATCAAGACCAAGCCGCAGATGGCCGCCTATATGGGCAAGACCAGTGCCGAGTTCGGCTCCAGCTTCTTCGGCGCTTATATCGATGGCGACGCCAAGAACCCGCAGATGAACGTACTCTATCTCGGCCAGTCGGGCCTGGGCCTGCCGGACCGCGACTACTACCTCAAGGACAGCTTCGCCGACAAGAAGACCAAGTACGAAGCCTATGTGACGAAGATGCTGACTATGGTCGGCTATCCGAACGCCGCTCAGGCCGCCAAGGACATCGTGGCGATGGAAACGAAGATCGCCGAGGTGAGCTGGACCCGCATCGATCGCCGCGACGACACCAAGACCTATAACCCGATGTCGCCGGCCGAACTGGCGAAATACGCCCCCGCCTTTGAATGGAAAGCCTATTTTGAGGGCGCCGACCTGACCAAGGCGAAGAAGATCATCGTCAGTGAAAACACCGCCTTCCCGAAAATCGCCCAGATCTATGCCGATACCCCGCTGGAAACCCTGAAAGCCTGGCAGACCTTCCGCACGGTCGATCAGGCCGCGCCGTATCTTTCCGAACGTTTTGCCACCGCCCAATGGGAATTCCGCTCGCGTGACCTCTCCGGCGCCCAGGCCCAGCGCGAACGCTGGAAGCGCGCCATCAGCGTCACCGACGGCGCGCTCGGTGAAGCCATAGGCCGCGCCTATGTGGCGCAATATTTCCCGGCCGACTCCAAGACCAAGATGGAAGGGCTGGTCGCCGACCTGCGCGCCGCGCTCAAGATCCGCATCGAGAACCTGACCTGGATGAGTGCGCCCACCAAGGAAAAGGCGCTGGAAAAACTCTCCAAGTTCGGCGTCAAGATCGCCTATCCGGACAAGTGGCGCGACTATTCCGCCCTCGATATCAAGCCGGGCGATCTTTACGGCAATGTCGAGCGGTCATCGGCCTTTGAATGGGCCTGGAACGTCGCCAAGATCGACAAGCCGGTCGATCCGCTCGAATGGGGCATGACGCCGCAGACCGTCAATGCCTACTATTCGCCGACGCGCAACGAGATCGTCTTCCCCGCCGCCATCCTGCAACCGCCCTTCTTCGATCCGAACGCCGATATGGCGGTTAATTACGGCGGTATCGGCGGCGTCATCGGTCACGAAATCACCCACGGCTTCGACGACCAGGGCCGCAACTATGACGGCGACGGCTTCCTCAAGAGCTGGTGGACCGACGAGGACTCGGCCAAGTTCAACGCCCAGGCCAAGAAATACGGCGAGCAATATGACGCCTTCGAGCCCCTGCCCGGCGTCCACGTCGAGGGCGGCCTGACCATGGGCGAGAACATCGCCGACCTCGGCGGCAACCTGCTCGGTCTCGACGCCTACCGCATCTCGCTGCATGGCGCCGAAGCGCCTGTGCTGGACGGCTTCACCGGCGACCAGCGCGTCTTCATGGGCTTCGCCCAGGTCTGGCGCTCGAAGTACCGTGACGACGCCGTCAAGCAGCAGGTCGCCACCGATCCGCACTCGCCAGCCGTCTTCCGCGTCATCGGTCCGGTGCGCAATATCGACGACTGGTACAAGGCGTTCAATGTCCAGCCGGGCGAGAAATACTACCTGGCGCCGGAAGACCGCGTCCGCATCTGGTAA
- a CDS encoding response regulator gives MANGLALIIEDSQTQAQIIGRMLEDEDWTYVLAKTLEDAEHVIQHQHPTLLCVDVFLGEENTLPHLGRLRDMALEATIAVMTAGDRREAIEETLNAARKAKVDYILRKPFFRNQVRAIVKSAEQDQAEGRHRLHALVIDDSQTLGIMTGQMLSDAGYRVSVVKSMEEALDNVDIAHVDLVLSDIFMPGMGGLAGIKIIKTTWPWVKILAMSAGLNTRISPERAVSAAVKAGADAEICKPFKAAQLVHLTLEMMATSPAPRSERLA, from the coding sequence ATGGCAAACGGCTTGGCGCTGATTATCGAGGACAGCCAGACTCAGGCGCAGATCATCGGGCGTATGCTCGAAGATGAAGACTGGACCTATGTGCTGGCCAAGACCCTGGAAGATGCCGAACATGTCATACAACACCAGCACCCGACCCTGTTGTGTGTCGACGTTTTTCTGGGTGAGGAAAACACCCTGCCGCATCTTGGGCGTCTGCGCGATATGGCGCTGGAGGCAACCATCGCCGTCATGACGGCCGGTGACCGCCGCGAAGCCATCGAGGAAACGCTCAATGCGGCCCGCAAGGCCAAGGTCGATTACATCCTGCGTAAACCTTTCTTCCGCAATCAGGTGCGCGCCATCGTCAAATCGGCCGAACAGGATCAGGCCGAAGGCCGGCACCGCCTGCACGCGCTCGTCATCGATGACAGCCAGACCCTGGGCATCATGACCGGCCAGATGCTGAGTGACGCCGGCTACCGTGTCAGTGTCGTCAAATCGATGGAAGAAGCCCTCGATAATGTCGATATCGCCCACGTCGACCTCGTGCTGTCGGATATCTTCATGCCAGGCATGGGCGGACTGGCCGGCATCAAGATCATCAAGACGACTTGGCCGTGGGTGAAGATCCTCGCCATGTCGGCCGGATTGAACACCCGCATTTCGCCCGAACGCGCCGTTTCGGCTGCGGTCAAGGCGGGCGCCGATGCGGAAATCTGCAAGCCCTTCAAAGCAGCCCAGCTTGTGCATCTGACGCTGGAAATGATGGCCACATCACCTGCGCCCCGCAGCGAGAGGCTGGCTTAA
- a CDS encoding WHG domain-containing protein, whose translation MPAKPVSAKPISTSTADRRQAQLEALLAGAEKRICDTGAHTLKARDLAADIGVALGGLYNIVQDMDDLLLRITVRTQGRLDALFERETAHLPMTTRDEALDRLVAVALTYFRFARENLPLWRMMFEVRITTPLPEWAVEAQLGLFRHVGAPLSVILPDAPPEALTIRARTLFSAVHGVVYIGLEERLIAVPPQKLADEIEWLIRAGCR comes from the coding sequence ATGCCCGCCAAACCTGTATCCGCCAAACCTATATCCACAAGCACCGCCGATCGCCGCCAGGCCCAGCTCGAAGCCCTGCTGGCCGGCGCGGAAAAACGCATCTGCGATACGGGGGCGCATACGCTGAAAGCGCGCGATCTGGCGGCCGATATCGGCGTGGCGCTGGGCGGGCTTTATAATATCGTGCAGGATATGGACGACCTGCTGCTGCGCATCACCGTGCGCACGCAAGGGCGGCTGGACGCCCTGTTCGAACGTGAGACGGCGCACCTGCCGATGACGACGCGCGACGAGGCGCTCGATCGCCTGGTAGCGGTGGCGCTGACCTATTTCCGCTTTGCCAGAGAGAATTTGCCCCTGTGGCGGATGATGTTCGAGGTTCGGATCACGACGCCGCTGCCGGAATGGGCGGTTGAGGCGCAGCTCGGCCTGTTCCGTCATGTCGGGGCGCCGCTATCGGTGATCCTGCCGGATGCGCCGCCGGAGGCCCTGACCATCCGCGCCCGCACGCTGTTTTCGGCGGTGCACGGGGTGGTCTATATCGGGCTGGAAGAACGCCTGATCGCCGTGCCGCCGCAGAAACTGGCGGATGAGATCGAATGGCTGATCCGGGCGGGATGTCGGTAA
- a CDS encoding succinylglutamate desuccinylase/aspartoacylase family protein, giving the protein MKRLTAIAAACIALSTPALFTSVMAQTVYTGDKVDGAAVIDKLDVADMPSGQVTKLYFRVTDTSIGQGWYVPVIVVKGAKPGPKLLITAGIHGDELNGISVLQHLVQSIDPKTLSGTLVAVPGLNTPGLLHSTRGFTADEIGTNGDNLNRAMPGNTEGGPSSRYAGRLWHQIFIGNADFAIDLHTQSRGGAYPGYVFAQTGAARQIADLLRPDVIGMDAGVEGTVENMLNPAGIPAVTYELGGPETFNDAMIIRAMRGVRNVMIGKGMLEGKPDLSDAAPFVGNVVTDIDSPRGGWTTVKVKLKDDVKKGDVVATVSNPFGETIATITAPSDGHVLSIATDPRTEPGDMVVRLIAWSDQGVCAQTGCPDTAPMVKSQ; this is encoded by the coding sequence ATGAAACGCCTGACCGCCATCGCCGCCGCCTGTATTGCCCTGTCCACGCCGGCCTTGTTCACCTCGGTAATGGCCCAGACCGTCTATACCGGTGACAAGGTCGATGGCGCGGCGGTGATCGACAAACTGGATGTGGCGGACATGCCCTCCGGCCAGGTGACGAAACTATATTTCCGCGTGACGGATACGTCCATCGGTCAGGGCTGGTATGTGCCGGTGATCGTGGTCAAAGGCGCGAAGCCGGGCCCGAAACTTCTGATCACCGCCGGCATTCATGGTGATGAGTTGAACGGCATTTCCGTTTTGCAGCACCTGGTGCAATCGATCGATCCCAAGACACTTTCAGGCACACTGGTCGCCGTGCCCGGCCTGAATACCCCCGGCCTGCTGCATTCGACGCGCGGCTTCACCGCCGACGAGATCGGTACCAATGGCGACAACCTCAACCGCGCCATGCCGGGCAATACCGAAGGCGGCCCCTCATCGCGCTATGCCGGCCGGCTGTGGCACCAGATCTTCATCGGCAATGCCGATTTCGCCATCGACCTGCACACCCAGTCGCGCGGCGGCGCCTATCCCGGCTATGTTTTTGCCCAGACCGGCGCCGCGCGCCAGATTGCCGACCTCCTGCGGCCCGATGTCATCGGCATGGATGCCGGCGTGGAGGGCACGGTCGAGAACATGCTTAATCCGGCTGGCATCCCGGCAGTGACCTATGAACTGGGCGGTCCGGAAACCTTCAATGACGCCATGATCATCCGCGCCATGCGCGGCGTCCGCAATGTCATGATCGGCAAGGGGATGCTTGAGGGTAAACCAGATCTCAGCGATGCTGCGCCCTTCGTCGGCAATGTCGTCACCGATATCGACAGTCCGCGCGGCGGCTGGACCACGGTGAAGGTGAAGCTGAAGGATGATGTGAAAAAGGGCGATGTGGTGGCCACGGTCAGCAATCCCTTCGGCGAAACCATCGCCACCATCACCGCACCGTCTGACGGCCATGTGCTTTCCATAGCCACCGATCCACGCACCGAACCCGGCGACATGGTCGTGCGCCTGATCGCCTGGTCGGACCAGGGTGTCTGCGCCCAGACCGGCTGCCCGGATACGGCCCCGATGGTCAAGAGCCAGTAA